In bacterium, one genomic interval encodes:
- a CDS encoding 2-oxoacid:acceptor oxidoreductase family protein produces MDTLQVRYAGTGGQGLILLGVLTADSAVKAGNYATQGSYYGAQVRGGITSADVVLSKNWIAFPYVEYSDVLVALTSESLSYYLKTAREGSLVIVDEIVLIEEDQSELKERFNFERVPFTRTCYEKFNSGFFVNIVAFGYVSRYLKDFFSEEEAIAALKDNVPEKYFDVEVEAFKLGTLL; encoded by the coding sequence ATGGATACTTTGCAGGTCAGATATGCCGGAACGGGCGGACAGGGTTTAATTTTGCTTGGCGTCTTAACTGCTGATTCGGCTGTTAAAGCCGGGAATTATGCAACTCAAGGTTCTTATTACGGTGCTCAGGTGAGAGGTGGAATTACTTCCGCAGACGTGGTTCTGAGTAAAAATTGGATTGCATTCCCTTATGTGGAGTACTCAGATGTCTTGGTCGCCCTTACTTCTGAATCCCTTAGTTATTACCTGAAAACTGCCAGAGAGGGGAGCTTGGTGATTGTTGATGAAATTGTCTTGATTGAGGAAGATCAGAGTGAACTAAAGGAGAGGTTTAATTTCGAAAGGGTTCCCTTTACTCGCACGTGTTATGAAAAATTTAACTCGGGATTTTTTGTTAACATAGTTGCCTTTGGTTACGTTTCAAGGTATTTAAAAGACTTTTTTTCCGAAGAGGAAGCCATCGCTGCCCTTAAAGATAATGTGCCTGAGAAATATTTTGATGTTGAAGTTGAGGCTTTTAAACTTGGGACTTTACTTTAA
- a CDS encoding PTS sugar transporter subunit IIA, with product MFAQLLREDRVIINMKAKDKDSALQELLSVLNLKPEQEKLVFEQLKKREAIGSTGVGKGVAIPHARSVVVDDVHLVVGVSKEGIDFQALDGKPVHLFFLLIAPPQDLGARYLITLGEIANVVRKIVSSKEYLNFETPKELVDYLLKIYKEG from the coding sequence ATGTTTGCACAACTTTTAAGAGAGGATAGAGTTATAATAAATATGAAAGCCAAAGATAAGGATTCTGCGCTGCAGGAACTCCTTAGTGTGCTAAATTTAAAACCGGAACAGGAAAAACTTGTTTTCGAGCAGTTAAAGAAAAGAGAAGCTATAGGTTCAACTGGTGTGGGCAAAGGTGTTGCCATACCACATGCAAGAAGTGTAGTTGTTGATGATGTCCATCTTGTGGTTGGTGTTTCAAAAGAGGGTATAGATTTTCAAGCACTCGATGGCAAACCGGTTCACCTTTTCTTTCTTTTGATCGCACCGCCGCAGGACCTCGGCGCAAGGTATCTTATAACCCTTGGAGAGATTGCAAATGTAGTTAGAAAAATTGTGTCTTCCAAAGAATATCTGAATTTTGAGACACCAAAAGAGCTCGTAGATTACCTTCTCAAAATATACAAGGAGGGTTAA
- a CDS encoding sugar ABC transporter permease — protein MKSRSLKNFLFVLPFSLVFFVFLLFPFFYALYLSFFKVTDLSNIFGNLKFVGFKNYLYVLKDKEFLYSIWLSLKYGLMLIPLNIFLSISLALLLKGDLKINRLYRTLFFMPFVLDAFVVGVVWTIMYAGRYGLLVNLLKPLIPASIYNTGFLGNPNTAMPAVVIAICLKNIGFGTILYTAALNNISPDIEDAAKIDGATGLKKFFKITFPLVSHTTTFLVITCIIGAFSAFSEFFAMTGGGPIIYKWGVTLGATKVSGYYLYNHIANLRLGIASATSFLLLILTLAISIVYSRLTKE, from the coding sequence ATGAAGAGTAGAAGTTTAAAAAATTTCCTGTTTGTTTTGCCCTTTTCTTTGGTGTTTTTCGTTTTTCTTCTTTTCCCTTTCTTTTACGCGTTATATCTATCTTTTTTTAAAGTCACAGACCTCTCCAATATTTTTGGAAATTTAAAATTTGTTGGTTTTAAAAATTATCTCTACGTTCTAAAGGATAAAGAGTTTCTTTACTCCATATGGCTTTCTCTTAAATATGGTTTGATGCTGATACCACTCAATATTTTTCTTTCCATTTCACTTGCACTACTCCTCAAGGGCGACCTAAAAATTAACAGGTTATACCGAACTCTTTTCTTCATGCCTTTTGTTCTTGACGCTTTTGTCGTTGGAGTTGTATGGACCATAATGTACGCCGGGCGTTATGGACTTCTTGTAAATTTGCTAAAGCCACTTATTCCTGCATCTATTTACAATACCGGGTTTCTTGGAAATCCAAACACTGCTATGCCGGCTGTAGTTATTGCCATTTGTCTTAAGAATATTGGCTTTGGAACTATACTTTATACTGCTGCTCTTAATAACATTTCTCCCGATATTGAGGATGCTGCCAAGATTGATGGAGCAACAGGACTTAAAAAGTTTTTCAAAATTACCTTCCCTCTGGTCAGCCACACGACCACTTTCCTCGTAATTACATGTATTATAGGTGCATTCTCCGCTTTTTCAGAATTTTTTGCGATGACAGGTGGTGGCCCCATCATCTATAAGTGGGGTGTAACACTTGGGGCCACTAAGGTTTCAGGATATTATCTCTACAATCACATTGCTAATTTGAGGCTTGGAATAGCCTCTGCGACGTCTTTTCTGCTTCTTATTTTAACTCTGGCTATTTCAATAGTTTATTCAAGGTTAACGAAAGAATGA
- a CDS encoding DUF4147 domain-containing protein, translating into MVKNKDVLLKMENATTFYHTRKALIEAVDFAFEKTNIETIFENRINKIGKKPYGISIGKAAHTMLKALTKIIEIEGGILITNIKLTEKFEKIRCFRGGHPYPNRESVKSARYLLNVLQAGPPGEPVLLISGGGSSMLELPRTPLRDLVKINKLLLSCGANIEEINTVRKHLSLIKGGQLIKYLNKKSYAFLMSDVVNDRIDLIASGLTTCDPSTFRDAFEVLKKYGIWDCAPKSVKRIITEGLNGKIPETLKDCKLAMEKIENTIILKNSDFLLQLEKFLKSLGYVVLNLGSDFHIEIEEMVETFLNKVKEIKAEKPQKPVAIVAGGEVSLKVIGKGKGGRNQELAIRMAIELSKTKEKFVFTSIGTDGIDGITYAAGAICDSETIKKAKILNLEPEKYLKDNDSFSFFKKIGGLIYTGPTGINVKDVYCLVLINEQNSIYTL; encoded by the coding sequence ATGGTAAAAAACAAAGACGTTTTACTAAAAATGGAAAATGCTACGACTTTTTACCACACAAGAAAAGCTCTGATAGAAGCTGTAGATTTTGCCTTTGAAAAAACCAACATAGAGACGATCTTTGAAAATCGCATAAACAAAATTGGCAAGAAGCCTTATGGCATTTCTATAGGAAAGGCAGCCCATACAATGTTAAAAGCCCTAACAAAAATCATTGAAATAGAAGGCGGAATCCTCATAACGAATATTAAATTAACCGAAAAGTTTGAAAAAATAAGGTGTTTTAGAGGGGGACACCCATATCCCAATAGAGAAAGTGTAAAGTCAGCAAGATATCTCCTTAACGTTCTCCAAGCAGGTCCACCCGGTGAGCCTGTTTTGCTCATCTCTGGAGGCGGTTCTTCAATGCTGGAGCTTCCAAGAACACCTTTAAGAGATTTAGTAAAAATAAACAAACTCCTACTATCCTGTGGTGCCAACATTGAGGAAATCAACACCGTAAGAAAACACCTATCGCTTATAAAAGGGGGGCAATTAATAAAATACCTCAATAAAAAATCTTATGCATTTCTGATGTCTGATGTCGTCAATGATAGAATTGACCTCATAGCCTCTGGGCTTACTACCTGCGATCCCTCCACCTTCCGCGACGCTTTTGAAGTTCTAAAAAAATACGGCATTTGGGATTGCGCCCCAAAAAGTGTAAAACGGATAATTACCGAAGGACTCAACGGAAAAATACCAGAAACCTTAAAAGATTGTAAATTGGCAATGGAAAAAATTGAAAATACCATAATACTGAAAAATTCTGACTTTCTTCTGCAATTAGAGAAATTTTTAAAATCCTTAGGGTATGTAGTGCTAAACCTCGGCAGTGACTTCCACATAGAGATTGAAGAGATGGTGGAGACCTTCTTGAATAAAGTTAAAGAAATAAAGGCAGAAAAACCTCAGAAACCGGTAGCAATAGTTGCAGGAGGCGAAGTATCTCTCAAAGTCATAGGCAAGGGAAAAGGTGGGAGAAATCAAGAACTTGCTATAAGAATGGCTATTGAACTCTCCAAAACAAAGGAGAAGTTTGTATTCACAAGCATCGGAACCGATGGTATCGACGGAATTACTTATGCAGCAGGAGCAATTTGCGACAGCGAGACAATAAAAAAAGCAAAAATACTAAATTTAGAACCAGAAAAATATTTAAAAGATAATGACTCATTTAGCTTTTTCAAAAAGATTGGAGGTCTAATCTATACAGGCCCCACCGGCATCAATGTTAAAGATGTTTACTGCCTTGTGCTAATTAATGAACAAAACTCGATTTATACTTTATAA
- a CDS encoding adenylosuccinate synthase, with protein MADIVIGLQWGDEAKGRFVDYIAKEYDIICRFQGGANAGHTIVTNNTKLVLHLLPSGIIRPEKKNLITAGVLIDPEVFKEEVAEISKLTGSLEGRLYVDERATIVLPFHKEEDALEEESKGGIGSTKRGIAYAYRDLYQRIGIRVGDLFHDKTLAKKVKNITDFNNQIIAARFGHPPFDYKRILEDLKEFARFIKPFIVDGFEFIHKMEKEGKKILFEGAQGSLLDIIYGTYPYVTSSHTISSGALVFSGLPPQRIDKVYGVFKAYTTRVGKGPFPTEIKGGKEELIRDKGQEFGATTGRPRRCGWLDLVIIKYSILLNGVTNLVMTKLDVLSGIEHIKVAIRYKKDGELIELPPPMSEDFESVEPIYEELSGFELSTREERYDELPLNAKKYIEFIESQLGLSIDYISVGPEREKLIKRNP; from the coding sequence ATGGCCGATATTGTGATTGGATTACAATGGGGGGATGAAGCTAAAGGACGTTTCGTCGATTACATCGCCAAAGAATATGATATAATCTGCAGATTTCAAGGCGGAGCTAATGCAGGACACACGATTGTTACAAATAACACAAAACTCGTATTACACCTTCTCCCATCAGGCATAATAAGGCCCGAAAAAAAGAATCTCATTACCGCAGGGGTTTTAATTGATCCCGAGGTTTTCAAAGAGGAAGTCGCAGAAATCTCAAAATTAACAGGCTCTTTAGAAGGCAGGCTTTATGTTGACGAGAGGGCAACAATTGTTCTCCCCTTTCACAAAGAAGAAGATGCACTGGAAGAAGAATCTAAGGGTGGAATCGGTAGCACTAAACGTGGGATTGCATACGCCTATAGAGATTTATATCAAAGAATCGGTATAAGAGTCGGAGACCTCTTCCATGATAAAACCCTGGCTAAAAAAGTAAAAAACATTACAGATTTTAACAACCAAATTATCGCAGCGCGTTTCGGCCACCCACCCTTTGACTACAAGAGGATTCTTGAAGACTTGAAGGAATTTGCTCGCTTCATAAAGCCTTTCATTGTGGACGGATTTGAGTTTATTCACAAGATGGAAAAGGAAGGCAAGAAAATCCTTTTTGAAGGGGCCCAGGGTAGCCTTTTGGATATTATTTACGGCACTTACCCCTACGTAACTTCTTCCCACACCATATCCTCAGGAGCACTGGTTTTCTCTGGACTTCCCCCTCAAAGAATAGATAAAGTTTATGGGGTTTTTAAAGCCTACACAACAAGAGTTGGAAAAGGGCCATTCCCCACTGAAATTAAAGGTGGAAAGGAGGAGTTAATTCGTGACAAAGGTCAGGAATTCGGCGCAACTACAGGAAGACCTCGGAGATGTGGTTGGCTTGATCTCGTTATTATTAAATACTCTATCCTTTTAAACGGGGTTACTAACCTCGTAATGACAAAACTTGACGTACTAAGCGGAATAGAACATATAAAAGTAGCCATAAGATACAAAAAAGATGGTGAGTTAATTGAGCTCCCTCCCCCAATGTCTGAGGATTTTGAATCTGTTGAACCCATTTATGAGGAGTTATCTGGCTTTGAACTATCCACAAGGGAAGAAAGATACGACGAGCTCCCATTAAACGCGAAGAAATACATTGAATTTATTGAAAGTCAATTAGGGCTTTCTATTGACTACATTTCTGTAGGTCCCGAACGAGAAAAACTAATTAAAAGAAATCCTTAA
- a CDS encoding carbohydrate ABC transporter permease yields MKRAPFWKYFIATFLLIICLFPFFWMLITSFKPEGEALLLSLPKKITFENYRKIFFHYRFYRYFINSFIVATTSALVSTLLASLAAYGFAKKQFPLKNFLFWFFMSSMMVPGLLYVIPQFLIVYQFRWINRYEGMIVPHLANVFGMFLITQFLKDLPDSLLESARIDGASELKIFVKIVIPLTLPVVATVFLLNFQFHWANFLWQLLVAQTESMYTVPVGLAMFKSAHEEAYALKMAASTVSLLPIMILFFIAQRYFIEGITQGALKE; encoded by the coding sequence ATGAAAAGGGCACCTTTTTGGAAATATTTTATTGCTACTTTCCTTCTTATAATATGCCTTTTCCCCTTCTTTTGGATGCTAATTACTTCCTTTAAACCAGAAGGCGAGGCCCTTTTACTCTCCTTGCCAAAGAAAATAACTTTTGAGAATTACCGGAAGATTTTTTTCCATTACCGTTTTTACAGGTATTTTATAAATAGTTTTATTGTTGCAACAACTTCTGCATTAGTATCGACTCTTCTTGCATCTCTCGCTGCTTATGGGTTTGCAAAGAAGCAGTTTCCTCTCAAAAATTTTCTTTTCTGGTTTTTTATGTCCTCTATGATGGTCCCCGGGTTACTTTATGTGATTCCTCAATTTTTAATTGTTTACCAGTTTCGCTGGATAAACAGGTATGAGGGTATGATAGTACCTCATCTGGCTAATGTTTTTGGAATGTTTCTCATAACTCAATTTTTGAAAGACCTACCGGATTCACTGCTTGAGAGTGCAAGAATAGATGGCGCCTCTGAGCTGAAGATTTTTGTTAAAATCGTTATTCCCCTTACCCTACCTGTTGTGGCTACAGTATTTTTACTCAACTTCCAGTTTCATTGGGCAAACTTCTTATGGCAGCTTCTTGTGGCTCAAACGGAGTCGATGTATACTGTACCGGTAGGGCTTGCCATGTTCAAGAGTGCTCATGAGGAAGCTTATGCCCTTAAGATGGCTGCGTCAACAGTGTCACTGTTGCCGATAATGATCCTTTTCTTCATTGCCCAAAGGTACTTTATTGAAGGGATAACCCAAGGCGCATTAAAAGAATAA
- a CDS encoding T9SS type A sorting domain-containing protein, whose translation MKKVWLVVLMGVVLLNAAPTVDGTVDPQNEGYTLVAENPENTDKAGADLLAFYYAIANDSLYLAITTQNTNSWDVAYGFSLDVAEGGYVGDPVSDIRDSWGRLLYFPSWNPDYQIYFWYSGADQAITSVDFNRYSDGSWGYDFASLNYYATTGESGLQALEVAVALTDIGNPTQVLSCAYIVGGDNSSAVDILPYDSSVSLTGGEEWTDWDAITTYFVLNVREGTAKFSMQPILNGVRVTGFGNYVLEVYTVDGKKVMTRKVAVNGRADVIFNLKPGLYLVREGKLGTSKFIVAK comes from the coding sequence ATGAAAAAGGTGTGGTTGGTGGTATTGATGGGAGTGGTACTTTTAAACGCCGCTCCTACAGTAGATGGGACCGTAGATCCTCAGAATGAGGGGTATACTCTCGTTGCTGAAAACCCCGAAAATACTGATAAAGCTGGGGCAGATCTTCTTGCCTTTTACTATGCGATTGCCAATGACTCCCTCTATCTTGCAATAACTACTCAGAATACAAATTCATGGGATGTCGCTTATGGCTTTTCGCTCGATGTTGCTGAAGGTGGATACGTCGGCGATCCAGTCTCTGATATTAGGGATTCTTGGGGTAGGCTGCTTTATTTCCCTTCATGGAATCCAGATTATCAGATTTATTTCTGGTATAGTGGAGCAGATCAGGCGATCACTTCTGTAGATTTCAATAGATATTCAGATGGTTCCTGGGGATACGATTTTGCTTCATTAAATTATTATGCAACCACAGGCGAATCTGGCCTTCAGGCCTTGGAGGTAGCTGTTGCCCTTACGGATATTGGTAATCCAACTCAAGTACTATCTTGTGCTTATATAGTGGGTGGTGATAACAGCTCTGCAGTAGATATATTGCCTTATGATTCCAGTGTCTCGCTAACGGGTGGAGAAGAGTGGACGGACTGGGATGCCATCACCACTTATTTCGTTCTCAATGTGAGGGAAGGAACTGCCAAATTCAGTATGCAGCCCATTTTAAACGGGGTCAGGGTAACGGGTTTCGGAAACTATGTCCTTGAAGTTTATACTGTAGACGGTAAGAAGGTTATGACAAGAAAGGTCGCTGTGAATGGACGTGCAGATGTTATCTTTAATCTCAAACCTGGACTTTACCTTGTGAGAGAAGGAAAGCTGGGTACTTCTAAGTTTATAGTGGCAAAGTGA
- a CDS encoding PLP-dependent aminotransferase family protein: MSSHFTTPHWENFFAERTKWIKSSIIRELLKFTQQPEVISFAGGLPAPELFPIDAIKKASIELLEKEGQKMLQYGPTEGYPFLNEQITKYMGKMGVQCVPQEVLPTSGSQQALDLVGKIFINEGDIVFVSKPTYLGALQAFNSYGPRYVGSVMDDYGLIPEEVEKVLKEYRPKFMYVISTFHNPAGVTMPEERRKKLVELAEKYDTFIVEDDPYSRLRFEGNDIPPLVAYSRERVIYLGTFSKVLAPGFRLGWIVASKEVIAKLVQAKQGTDLHTSTYVQYLAAHLCAQDLIESHLSKIREVYRRRRDIMLDAMDKYFPKEGFHWTRPQGGLFLWVIMPEKIDSVKLLEKAVERKVAFVPGNAFYPDPEEGKNTMRLNFSNMKEELIVEGIRRLGELLKEEA, translated from the coding sequence ATGAGTTCCCACTTTACAACTCCACATTGGGAGAATTTTTTTGCGGAAAGAACAAAGTGGATAAAGAGCAGTATAATAAGGGAGCTTCTAAAATTCACACAGCAACCTGAAGTAATTTCCTTTGCAGGAGGGCTTCCTGCACCAGAACTTTTCCCAATTGATGCAATAAAAAAGGCTAGTATAGAACTTTTGGAGAAAGAAGGCCAAAAAATGCTTCAGTATGGCCCGACAGAGGGCTATCCTTTTCTTAATGAGCAGATTACGAAATATATGGGAAAGATGGGTGTTCAATGCGTACCCCAGGAGGTGCTGCCTACCAGTGGTTCTCAGCAGGCTCTTGATCTTGTAGGCAAGATATTTATAAATGAGGGTGATATTGTCTTTGTCTCAAAACCTACTTATCTTGGTGCTCTTCAAGCCTTTAATTCGTATGGACCGAGATACGTAGGGTCTGTGATGGATGACTATGGATTGATCCCAGAAGAGGTGGAAAAGGTTCTAAAGGAGTACCGGCCAAAATTTATGTACGTGATTTCTACTTTCCACAATCCTGCAGGTGTGACAATGCCCGAAGAGAGAAGGAAAAAGCTGGTGGAGCTTGCTGAAAAGTATGATACATTTATAGTTGAGGATGACCCTTACTCAAGGCTCAGATTTGAGGGAAATGATATACCACCCCTGGTTGCGTATTCTCGCGAGAGGGTAATATATCTTGGAACCTTTTCCAAGGTTTTGGCTCCTGGATTTCGCTTGGGATGGATAGTAGCTTCCAAGGAAGTTATTGCAAAACTTGTCCAGGCAAAACAAGGGACAGATTTACATACTTCTACCTATGTTCAATATCTTGCAGCACACCTTTGTGCGCAAGATTTGATAGAAAGCCATCTTTCCAAGATTAGAGAAGTTTATAGAAGAAGGCGTGATATAATGTTGGACGCTATGGATAAATATTTTCCGAAGGAAGGGTTCCACTGGACGCGACCTCAGGGTGGTCTTTTCCTGTGGGTTATTATGCCAGAAAAAATTGATAGTGTTAAATTGCTTGAAAAGGCTGTGGAGAGAAAGGTCGCCTTTGTTCCCGGTAACGCTTTCTACCCTGACCCTGAGGAAGGCAAAAATACAATGAGGCTTAACTTTTCGAACATGAAAGAGGAGTTAATTGTAGAGGGAATCAGGAGGCTTGGAGAGCTTCTTAAAGAAGAAGCCTAA
- the tyrS gene encoding tyrosine--tRNA ligase yields the protein MRLEEHLNIIRFNTVDLLPEDELIEKLRSGRPLRIKYGADPSRPDLHLGHYVCLKKLKDLQDLGHHIIFIVGDFTAMIGDPSGRSKTRPRLSREEVRENSKTYFEQVFKVLDSEKTEIRYNSEWLSKLTSLEIVELSATYTVSRMLERDDFKERFKNNVPISIHEFLYPLFQAYDSVAIKADIEVGGTDQRFNFLVGREVQKAYGQEPQVILTVPILEGTDGKLKMSKSYDNYIGLTEPPSEMFGKVMSIPDELVLKYYRLVLYYDDAKMKEVEEKMIKNPRDCKADLAEKIVEIFWGSSEAKRAREEFDRVFKRKEVPDDIPEFRIPEEGMPLIDILAKSGLVSSKSEARRLVAQRAVRIGNRIVESEFELIVPDGDLVIKVGKRKFLRVLPLIQ from the coding sequence ATGAGGTTAGAAGAGCATCTGAATATCATAAGGTTCAACACTGTTGATCTTTTGCCAGAAGATGAATTAATTGAGAAGTTAAGAAGCGGCAGGCCACTAAGGATCAAGTACGGAGCGGACCCCTCAAGGCCAGATCTACACCTTGGCCATTACGTTTGTTTAAAGAAACTGAAAGATTTGCAAGACCTTGGTCATCACATAATTTTTATAGTAGGTGATTTCACTGCAATGATCGGGGACCCCTCTGGACGGTCTAAGACAAGGCCGAGACTTTCACGGGAAGAGGTACGGGAAAATTCAAAAACCTATTTTGAACAAGTATTCAAAGTGCTCGACTCCGAAAAGACTGAGATTAGATATAATTCTGAATGGCTCTCAAAACTCACCTCCCTTGAAATAGTAGAGCTATCTGCAACCTATACCGTTTCAAGGATGTTGGAGAGGGACGATTTTAAAGAGAGATTTAAGAATAATGTTCCTATTTCTATCCACGAGTTTCTTTACCCACTATTTCAGGCCTATGATTCTGTTGCAATTAAGGCTGACATAGAAGTCGGCGGTACAGATCAAAGGTTTAACTTCCTCGTTGGTAGAGAGGTTCAGAAAGCTTATGGCCAAGAACCGCAGGTCATTTTGACCGTTCCTATCTTGGAGGGTACTGACGGTAAGTTAAAAATGTCTAAATCTTATGATAACTACATTGGTTTAACAGAACCCCCATCGGAGATGTTTGGCAAAGTAATGTCTATACCAGATGAGTTGGTTCTGAAATATTACAGGCTTGTTCTTTACTACGACGATGCTAAGATGAAGGAAGTAGAAGAAAAAATGATAAAAAATCCGAGAGATTGCAAGGCCGATTTAGCTGAGAAAATTGTTGAGATTTTCTGGGGAAGTTCTGAGGCAAAGAGGGCAAGGGAAGAGTTTGATAGGGTATTCAAACGGAAGGAAGTTCCTGACGATATACCCGAATTTAGAATTCCTGAAGAGGGGATGCCTCTTATTGATATACTTGCCAAATCCGGTCTTGTTTCAAGTAAGTCGGAGGCAAGAAGACTTGTCGCCCAAAGGGCTGTGAGAATTGGAAATAGAATTGTCGAGAGTGAATTTGAACTTATTGTTCCTGATGGTGATCTCGTTATCAAGGTTGGTAAGAGGAAATTTCTTCGTGTTCTTCCCCTGATCCAATGA
- the queA gene encoding tRNA preQ1(34) S-adenosylmethionine ribosyltransferase-isomerase QueA translates to MISLELFNYNLPPELIAQKPLKERDKARLLIINLKDDIIIHSHFYRLPEFLKPGDIIVVNKTKVIKARLLAQAKDTGGKLEIFFVNFVNDKDFKALVSSKKKAKPGRIFTVGEHELMALAQDEEKVTFKILSDIKVNELLELYGQVPLPHYIKRNPEKEDEEYYQTIFAEQGYSVAAPTAGLHFTERTIKDLREKGIKIVPINLNVGTGTFKPVKTEDITKHKMDEEFYEIPEDSANIIIEAKKRGQRIIACGTTTVRTLESWKFSEQKLRGNTDLFIYPGFKFEVIDGLITNFHLPKSTPLILVSAFAGREKVLKAYEEAIKKGYRFLSYGDAMLILPEIEKTSN, encoded by the coding sequence ATGATTTCCCTTGAGCTTTTTAACTATAATTTACCGCCAGAGCTTATTGCGCAGAAACCGCTAAAAGAGCGAGATAAAGCAAGGCTTTTAATCATCAACTTAAAAGACGACATAATAATTCACTCTCATTTTTACAGGCTTCCAGAATTTCTAAAACCCGGCGATATAATCGTTGTGAACAAAACAAAAGTAATAAAAGCAAGGTTATTAGCTCAAGCAAAGGATACAGGTGGGAAACTGGAAATTTTTTTCGTAAATTTTGTAAATGATAAGGATTTTAAAGCCCTCGTTTCCAGTAAGAAAAAGGCAAAGCCAGGAAGAATCTTCACCGTTGGTGAGCATGAACTTATGGCACTCGCTCAAGATGAGGAAAAAGTAACCTTCAAAATCTTATCTGATATCAAAGTAAATGAACTTCTGGAGCTTTACGGTCAGGTACCACTTCCTCACTACATAAAAAGAAATCCCGAAAAAGAAGATGAAGAGTATTACCAGACCATCTTTGCAGAACAGGGCTATTCTGTGGCTGCACCTACAGCAGGGCTCCATTTTACCGAAAGGACGATAAAGGATTTAAGGGAAAAGGGTATAAAAATTGTACCTATAAATCTGAATGTGGGAACCGGGACTTTTAAACCCGTTAAAACGGAAGACATAACCAAGCACAAAATGGACGAAGAGTTTTACGAAATTCCGGAAGATTCAGCGAATATAATAATTGAAGCAAAAAAGCGGGGTCAAAGAATAATAGCCTGCGGTACTACCACCGTGAGAACGTTAGAATCGTGGAAGTTTAGCGAACAAAAATTGAGAGGAAACACAGACCTATTTATTTACCCCGGATTCAAATTTGAAGTCATAGATGGGCTCATCACCAATTTTCACCTTCCAAAATCGACCCCTTTAATTCTTGTTAGCGCTTTTGCCGGGAGGGAGAAGGTTCTCAAAGCTTACGAAGAAGCAATAAAGAAAGGTTACCGATTTTTAAGTTATGGGGATGCAATGTTAATTCTTCCTGAAATTGAAAAAACCTCTAATTAA